A stretch of Anaeromyxobacter dehalogenans 2CP-1 DNA encodes these proteins:
- a CDS encoding GNAT family N-acetyltransferase, which translates to MERGRCADCGEEHDELEPGFRRPDAVFAVPEEERAARVSESDDLVSIDGEAFFIRCVAPIPVRGREAPYSWGFWVKIARDDFEAYRRAFDDDGPTDHPGFRGTIANQSHVLPPTLGLEVHVHLGRGRQRPHLMLLDESHLLTRAQELGVAPAVVHAWSAQCAPGAARPPPEPDARERAATLEAEGWTLLLPGEVGREVEALPSAPEPGDLVKAPFAFLAAGPHGEITRRTEFMWVLLDVVRGDGWWGGALENQPFVPGPLAAGTRVWLRPEHVLAFLRGEQGGPGGSVPSAPGCAGSAGRRDPLPEVAILQLPRSSATYEALAALRNRVWPESPTCAAWLVRSDAEREPGAAFERVAVLDPGDPSRLAAVAERWRLRTTSAEPRRFFSVEVDPAHRRRGLGTALLDRVLEDLPAGTPCVMGCETTEDRPEAMAFLERRGFRPILRTASSELDLAAFDPARLGDAAGRAQAAGIVLRALGAGGARDERLLRGLHALHAAVLRDVPGAADAVCDPFEVWRRAYHENPDLLPEAHGVALDGEEVVGMTQLWASQASDAILYTGFTGVARSHRRHGLATALKVASLAWARTLRTASGRPPVVRTSNADTNPMLGINLRLGFVERAARVRYERTLARTA; encoded by the coding sequence ATGGAGCGGGGGCGCTGCGCCGACTGCGGCGAGGAGCACGACGAGCTGGAGCCGGGGTTCCGGCGGCCGGACGCGGTGTTCGCCGTCCCCGAGGAGGAGCGGGCCGCGCGGGTCAGCGAGTCGGACGACCTCGTCTCGATCGACGGCGAGGCGTTCTTCATCCGCTGCGTGGCGCCCATCCCCGTCCGCGGGCGCGAGGCGCCGTACTCCTGGGGCTTCTGGGTGAAGATCGCGCGGGACGACTTCGAGGCGTACCGCCGGGCGTTCGACGACGACGGCCCCACCGACCACCCGGGCTTCCGCGGCACGATCGCGAACCAGTCGCACGTCCTCCCGCCCACGCTCGGCCTCGAGGTGCACGTCCACCTCGGCCGCGGCAGGCAGCGGCCGCACCTGATGCTGCTGGACGAGTCGCACCTGCTCACGAGGGCGCAGGAGCTCGGCGTCGCTCCCGCCGTGGTCCACGCCTGGTCCGCGCAGTGCGCCCCCGGCGCCGCGCGGCCGCCGCCGGAGCCGGACGCGCGCGAGCGCGCGGCCACCCTCGAGGCGGAGGGCTGGACGCTGCTCCTGCCAGGCGAGGTGGGCCGCGAGGTCGAGGCGTTGCCGTCCGCGCCCGAGCCCGGCGACCTCGTGAAGGCGCCGTTCGCGTTCCTGGCCGCGGGTCCGCACGGCGAGATCACCCGGCGGACCGAGTTCATGTGGGTCCTGCTCGACGTGGTGCGCGGGGACGGCTGGTGGGGCGGGGCGCTCGAGAACCAGCCGTTCGTGCCTGGGCCGCTCGCGGCCGGCACGCGCGTGTGGCTGCGGCCGGAGCACGTCCTCGCGTTCCTCCGCGGAGAGCAGGGCGGCCCGGGCGGCTCGGTCCCCTCCGCGCCTGGCTGCGCCGGCAGCGCGGGGAGGCGTGACCCGTTGCCCGAGGTCGCCATCCTCCAGCTCCCGCGGAGCTCCGCCACGTACGAGGCGCTCGCGGCGCTGCGCAACCGGGTGTGGCCGGAGTCGCCCACGTGCGCCGCGTGGCTCGTGCGCTCCGACGCCGAGCGCGAGCCCGGGGCCGCCTTCGAGCGCGTGGCCGTGCTCGACCCGGGCGATCCGTCCCGGCTCGCGGCGGTCGCGGAGCGGTGGCGCCTCCGGACGACCTCCGCCGAGCCGCGCCGCTTCTTCTCGGTGGAGGTGGACCCGGCGCATCGTCGCCGCGGGCTCGGGACGGCGCTGCTCGACCGCGTGCTCGAGGACCTGCCCGCGGGCACGCCGTGCGTGATGGGCTGCGAGACCACCGAGGACCGTCCCGAGGCGATGGCGTTCCTCGAGCGGCGCGGGTTCCGGCCGATCCTCCGCACCGCCAGCTCCGAGCTGGACCTCGCGGCCTTCGACCCGGCCCGCCTCGGCGACGCCGCGGGTCGGGCCCAGGCCGCCGGGATCGTGCTGCGCGCGCTCGGCGCGGGCGGCGCGCGCGACGAGCGGCTCCTCCGCGGGCTCCACGCGCTGCACGCGGCGGTCCTCCGCGACGTCCCCGGCGCAGCCGACGCCGTGTGCGATCCGTTCGAGGTCTGGCGGCGCGCCTACCACGAGAACCCTGACCTGCTGCCCGAGGCGCACGGGGTCGCGCTCGACGGCGAGGAGGTGGTCGGCATGACGCAGCTCTGGGCGAGCCAGGCCAGCGACGCCATCCTCTACACCGGGTTCACCGGCGTGGCCCGCTCGCACCGGCGCCACGGCCTCGCGACCGCGCTCAAGGTCGCCTCGCTGGCGTGGGCGCGCACGCTGCGGACCGCCTCGGGGCGGCCTCCGGTGGTGCGCACGTCCAACGCGGACACGAACCCGATGCTCGGCATCAACCTGCGGCTCGGGTTCGTCGAGCGTGCGGCGCGGGTCCGGTACGAGCGGACGCTGGCGAGGACGGCGTGA
- a CDS encoding winged helix-turn-helix domain-containing protein yields the protein MTILTPTEARAFLVGHHLLRAPELPPGAAGLRALLERLRCIQLDPLDPLGTNADLVALARVDGIAKGDVYRHLLPGHAFEHFAKERCLLPAGAFPWYRDELAIEAPWWSHAERLRRLPPGVVEKVLEEVRARGPVAADDLTDHGPVERLDWSGWKGTPRAAKMALEVLQTRCEVVVCGRSARGKVYDVPERALPGAAGTRVHARGRSRARRAEAFHRWAVVERVEAAGLLSTAGGSTWSMLEPARRARIPEALVAEGAVEAVQVAGSRRTFLAPRGFASRRHPPPDGRVRLLGPLDPLLWDRGLVRAAFGFDYTWEVYRPAHLRRFGWYVCPLLQGDALVGRLDGALRDGVLRVRAVWVEPGAALDRADLLACLERHAAACGARRVVLPRRFRINRA from the coding sequence ATGACGATCCTCACGCCCACCGAGGCCCGGGCCTTCCTCGTCGGCCACCACCTGCTCCGCGCGCCGGAGCTCCCGCCCGGCGCGGCCGGCCTCCGCGCGCTGCTCGAGCGCCTCCGCTGCATCCAGCTCGACCCGCTCGATCCACTCGGGACGAACGCGGACCTGGTGGCGCTGGCGCGCGTGGACGGCATCGCGAAGGGCGACGTGTACCGGCACCTCCTGCCCGGCCACGCGTTCGAGCACTTCGCGAAGGAGCGGTGCCTCCTGCCCGCCGGCGCCTTCCCGTGGTACCGCGACGAGCTCGCCATCGAGGCGCCGTGGTGGTCGCACGCCGAGCGGCTGCGGCGCCTCCCGCCCGGCGTGGTGGAGAAGGTCCTCGAGGAGGTCCGGGCCCGCGGCCCCGTCGCGGCCGACGACCTCACCGACCACGGCCCGGTGGAGCGGCTCGACTGGAGCGGCTGGAAGGGCACGCCGCGCGCCGCGAAGATGGCGCTCGAGGTCCTGCAGACGCGCTGCGAGGTGGTGGTGTGCGGCCGCTCCGCGCGCGGCAAGGTCTACGACGTGCCGGAGCGTGCCCTGCCCGGCGCGGCCGGGACGCGCGTCCACGCGCGCGGCCGTTCGCGGGCGCGGCGCGCCGAGGCGTTCCACCGCTGGGCGGTGGTCGAGCGGGTGGAGGCCGCCGGCCTGCTCTCGACCGCGGGCGGCTCGACCTGGTCGATGCTGGAGCCGGCGCGCCGCGCGCGGATCCCGGAGGCGCTCGTGGCCGAGGGCGCGGTGGAGGCGGTGCAGGTCGCCGGCTCGCGGCGGACGTTCCTCGCGCCGCGCGGCTTCGCGAGCCGCCGTCACCCGCCGCCCGACGGCCGCGTCCGCCTGCTCGGCCCGCTCGACCCGCTGCTCTGGGATCGCGGCCTCGTCCGCGCCGCGTTCGGCTTCGACTACACCTGGGAGGTCTACCGCCCCGCGCACCTGCGGCGCTTCGGCTGGTACGTGTGCCCGCTGCTCCAGGGCGACGCGCTGGTGGGCCGGCTCGACGGCGCGCTGAGGGACGGCGTGCTCCGCGTCCGCGCGGTGTGGGTGGAACCCGGCGCGGCCCTCGACCGCGCCGACCTCCTCGCGTGCCTGGAGCGCCACGCGGCGGCGTGCGGCGCCCGGCGCGTGGTCCTGCCGCGACGGTTCCGGATCAACCGAGCGTGA
- a CDS encoding ABC transporter ATP-binding protein, with protein sequence MERALTFDVVRRFSRGPTIRARASWPLGRDAVTVLFGPSGSGKTTVLRALAGLDRPEAGAIAFDGETWFDAGRRVFVPPQARGIGLLFQDHALFPHLSVASNVGYGLHRLPRAAREARVTEVAERFGIRDLLPRRPGQLSGGQRQRVALARALAPRPRLLLLDEPLSALDAPAREALRGELRHLLEASGVPAVVVTHDRTEALALGDRLAVLLDGTVRQVGPVHEVFSAPVDAEVARVVGTENVFPSRLLRRRDGLVVVRAGAAELVALDPGGMEDEAYACVRAEDVVLEPQDGEHPTSAQNRLAGVVVARRDEGPLVRITVDVGVRLVALVTRASAERLGLVAGREVTAMVKAPSVRVVPRRA encoded by the coding sequence ATGGAACGAGCGCTGACGTTCGACGTCGTCCGGCGGTTCTCGCGCGGCCCCACCATCCGGGCGCGCGCGAGCTGGCCGCTCGGGCGCGACGCGGTCACCGTGCTCTTCGGGCCCTCGGGGTCGGGCAAGACCACCGTGCTGCGCGCGCTCGCCGGCCTCGACCGGCCCGAGGCCGGCGCCATCGCGTTCGACGGCGAGACCTGGTTCGACGCGGGCCGGCGGGTGTTCGTCCCGCCGCAGGCGCGCGGCATCGGGCTGCTGTTCCAGGACCACGCGCTGTTCCCGCACCTCTCGGTGGCCTCGAACGTCGGGTACGGCCTTCACCGCCTGCCGCGCGCGGCGCGGGAGGCGCGCGTGACCGAGGTCGCGGAGCGGTTCGGGATCCGGGACCTCCTGCCGCGCCGCCCCGGCCAGCTCTCCGGCGGCCAGCGCCAGCGGGTGGCGCTCGCCCGCGCGCTCGCGCCGCGGCCGCGGCTGCTGCTCCTCGACGAGCCGCTCTCCGCGCTCGACGCGCCGGCCCGCGAGGCGCTGCGCGGCGAGCTCCGCCACCTGCTGGAGGCCTCGGGCGTGCCCGCCGTGGTCGTGACCCACGATCGCACCGAGGCGCTCGCGCTCGGCGACCGGCTGGCCGTGCTCCTCGACGGCACGGTGCGCCAGGTCGGCCCGGTCCACGAGGTCTTCTCGGCCCCGGTGGACGCCGAGGTGGCCCGGGTGGTCGGGACGGAGAACGTGTTCCCCTCGCGCCTGCTCCGCCGCCGCGACGGCCTCGTCGTGGTGCGCGCGGGCGCTGCCGAGCTCGTCGCGCTCGACCCGGGCGGCATGGAGGACGAGGCGTACGCCTGCGTCCGGGCCGAGGACGTGGTGCTCGAGCCGCAGGACGGCGAGCACCCCACCTCCGCGCAGAACCGGCTCGCGGGCGTGGTGGTGGCGCGCCGCGACGAGGGCCCGCTCGTCCGGATCACCGTGGACGTCGGCGTCCGGCTGGTCGCGCTCGTCACCCGCGCCAGCGCCGAGCGCCTCGGCCTCGTCGCCGGGCGCGAGGTCACCGCCATGGTGAAGGCGCCCAGCGTCCGCGTCGTTCCGCGCCGGGCGTGA
- the modB gene encoding molybdate ABC transporter permease subunit codes for MDAAALALSLRLAGLTTLALLVLGLPLAWWLTVSRFRAKFLVEAVVALPLVLPPTVLGFYLLTGLGPRSPAGRVFEAVAGHPFPFSFAGLLVASVLYSLPFAVQPFAAALAGVDRRLVEASHSLGVSRIGTFLRVTLPLAWPGVLAGAVLSFAHTLGEFGVVLMVGGNIPGRTRTLAVAIFDHVEALEYGAAHRTAALLLAISFGVLTIVYALQRRPAFRWNER; via the coding sequence ATGGACGCCGCCGCGCTCGCGCTCTCGCTGAGGCTCGCCGGGCTGACCACGCTCGCCCTGCTCGTCCTGGGGCTGCCGCTCGCGTGGTGGCTCACGGTGAGCCGCTTCCGCGCGAAGTTCCTGGTCGAGGCGGTGGTGGCGCTCCCGCTCGTGCTCCCGCCCACGGTGCTCGGGTTCTACCTGCTCACCGGGCTCGGCCCGCGGAGCCCGGCGGGCCGCGTCTTCGAGGCCGTCGCCGGCCACCCGTTCCCGTTCTCCTTCGCCGGGCTGCTCGTCGCCTCGGTGCTCTACAGCCTCCCCTTCGCCGTCCAGCCCTTCGCGGCGGCCCTGGCCGGCGTGGACCGGCGACTCGTCGAGGCGTCGCACAGCCTCGGCGTCTCGCGGATCGGGACGTTCCTGCGCGTGACGCTGCCGCTCGCCTGGCCGGGCGTGCTCGCCGGCGCGGTGCTGAGCTTCGCGCACACGCTGGGCGAGTTCGGCGTGGTCCTGATGGTGGGCGGCAACATCCCCGGCCGGACGCGCACGCTGGCGGTCGCCATCTTCGACCACGTCGAGGCGCTCGAGTACGGCGCCGCGCACCGCACCGCGGCGCTCCTGCTCGCGATCTCCTTCGGCGTGCTCACGATCGTCTACGCGCTCCAGCGCCGGCCCGCCTTCCGATGGAACGAGCGCTGA
- the modA gene encoding molybdate ABC transporter substrate-binding protein codes for MIRRILLAVALPALLAAAPARPTAATLAVAAAASLKDAAEELKQAFEAERPGVRVALTFGASGAFFAQIRNGAPFDVFLSADRDYPAKVIAAGLGAAADEEVYAFGRLVAWLPPGSAVPLERRGLAALTVPGVRRIAIANPALAPFGRATERALRAAGVWDAVQGRLVLGTSAGQAAQFATTGAADVAFLPYSLTLGKALAAGKVVPVPEALYPRIEQSGIVLRTARDPALARAFLAFLTGPKGRAVLAKYGYGLP; via the coding sequence GTGATCCGCCGCATCCTGCTCGCCGTCGCCCTCCCGGCGCTCCTCGCGGCCGCGCCGGCGCGGCCGACCGCGGCCACGCTCGCGGTCGCCGCCGCGGCGAGCCTCAAGGACGCCGCCGAGGAGCTGAAGCAGGCGTTCGAGGCGGAGCGCCCGGGCGTCCGGGTGGCGCTCACCTTCGGCGCGTCCGGCGCGTTCTTCGCGCAGATCCGGAACGGCGCCCCCTTCGACGTGTTCCTCTCGGCGGACCGGGACTACCCGGCCAAGGTGATCGCCGCGGGGCTCGGCGCAGCCGCGGACGAGGAGGTCTACGCGTTCGGGAGGCTGGTGGCTTGGCTCCCGCCCGGCTCTGCGGTGCCGCTCGAGCGGCGCGGCCTCGCGGCGCTGACCGTCCCCGGCGTCCGGCGGATCGCGATCGCCAACCCTGCGCTCGCCCCGTTCGGCCGCGCCACCGAGCGCGCGCTCCGGGCGGCCGGCGTCTGGGACGCGGTGCAAGGGCGGCTCGTCCTCGGCACCAGCGCCGGGCAGGCGGCGCAGTTCGCCACCACCGGCGCCGCCGACGTGGCGTTCCTCCCGTACTCGCTCACGCTCGGGAAGGCGCTCGCGGCCGGCAAGGTGGTGCCCGTCCCCGAGGCGCTCTACCCCCGGATCGAGCAGAGCGGCATCGTCCTCCGGACGGCCCGGGACCCGGCCCTCGCCCGCGCGTTCCTCGCGTTCTTGACCGGCCCGAAGGGCCGCGCGGTCCTCGCGAAGTACGGGTACGGGCTCCCCTAG
- a CDS encoding helix-turn-helix transcriptional regulator — translation MPDQLLTTAEVAEVLRVHPKHVYRLLKRGLPARRVGAEWRFSREDVLAWSSGRTGDARLETAPAPTPSGALDAAPALVAANGDVALLSLLALAAAQGPPLVGFVQADMAEAADLLRRRAVLAAGAHAGGFPSHVGDDRVARIHLVTREIGLVHPPGRPVTLEELARRRLASRPGSAGVRRHLDEALRARRLDPARVHRKALLLRSHLEVALAVVAGRADVGLCSRAWGERAGLAFRPIATEPYGLIVKARDLGDARVVRLCETAQGRAFRAEAGAIPGYDVEGAGDIRYDA, via the coding sequence ATGCCCGATCAGCTGCTCACGACCGCCGAGGTCGCCGAGGTCCTCCGGGTCCACCCGAAGCACGTGTACCGGCTGCTGAAGCGCGGGCTCCCGGCCCGCCGCGTCGGCGCCGAGTGGCGCTTCTCGCGCGAGGACGTGCTGGCCTGGTCGAGCGGCAGGACCGGCGACGCGCGGCTCGAGACGGCGCCCGCGCCCACCCCGTCGGGCGCGCTCGACGCGGCGCCGGCGCTCGTCGCCGCGAACGGCGACGTGGCCCTGCTGTCGCTGCTGGCGCTCGCCGCGGCCCAGGGCCCTCCGCTCGTCGGCTTCGTGCAGGCCGACATGGCCGAGGCCGCCGACCTGCTGCGGCGGCGGGCAGTGCTCGCCGCGGGCGCGCACGCCGGCGGGTTCCCGAGCCACGTCGGCGACGACCGCGTGGCGCGGATCCACCTCGTGACCCGCGAGATCGGGCTCGTCCACCCGCCGGGCCGGCCGGTGACGCTCGAGGAGCTGGCCCGGCGCCGGCTCGCGTCGCGTCCCGGGAGCGCCGGCGTCCGCAGGCACCTCGACGAGGCGCTCCGCGCCCGGAGGCTCGACCCGGCGCGCGTTCACCGGAAGGCGCTCCTGCTGCGCTCGCACCTCGAGGTGGCGCTGGCCGTGGTGGCGGGGCGCGCCGACGTGGGCCTCTGCTCGCGCGCGTGGGGCGAGCGCGCCGGGCTGGCGTTCCGGCCGATCGCCACCGAGCCGTACGGGCTCATCGTGAAGGCGCGCGACCTCGGCGACGCGCGCGTGGTCCGGCTGTGCGAGACGGCGCAGGGCAGGGCGTTCCGGGCCGAGGCCGGCGCGATCCCCGGCTACGACGTCGAGGGCGCGGGCGACATCCGCTACGACGCCTGA